The Legionella jordanis genomic sequence CATTTAGCAGCGCTAGGCAATACCCTTATGCAACCATGGCTTGCGTTCCAGTTTGGCACTTCGTAAGCCGCATGAATGGAGTAGCCTCCGCTAAAATGCATGCAATATGGCATTCGAGCCCCCCCGCCAGTTTCAATCGGGTAAATGCTTGATGTGCATTCCTCTCCTTTTTTGGAGTAAATGCGGTAGGTACCAGTAACTGTGTGACAAGGTCTGCCGGTATCCTCACAAAAGTCCTTTCCTCCAGAAGCACTACCGGTTTTTACGCGCTTACCATCCTTGTCATAAGCGGCCCAAGCAGTGGCCTTAGGATCGAAGATGAAGACTTTTTTGCCGGTAGCCGGGCGTTGTTCGGGAAAATAAAAGCTTCCTTTATGGTCGGCATCCATGCTTTTGGTGTAATGGATGTGCCCAGCATCATCCCTGATACCGACTTGATCCATTGATGAACAAGCTACGGTCAGCACACACAGCGGTCCAATGATGAGTTGTTTTTTCATTGGTGAACCCTCCTTTTTTTTTTATGTTATCGGGAGAGTTCTGAATAAATTTAGTATTTTCTACAAAAATTTTTAACTTATTGTTTTATTTATGATCTATAAGCCAGTGGATGCATGGGATTGACCGTCATAGATCCTTTTTAACGGGACCTCATGGGAAAACTCATCTTAAAGGAGTTTCCCGCATGAATGTTAATGATTTTTTATCTCGTTTTCCCGCCATCCCCATGGGAAAGCCATTATGAATTTAGCAAAAAGAACAGCAGAGACGACTTGGTTTTATTCCGAAGTATTACTCATAATCAAGATGGAATTTTTCCACATCCAATGCGTGCGCCACCACCACCTAAAGGAGGATTATCGCTGTAATTATCACCACCGGCATGGATCATAATGGCACGTCCCTTAATATCTTTAGTCGTTAAACGCGGGGCTAGTAGAGGTATATTTGCTTCACCGTTACTATTGGTAGCCAATACTGGTAAATCGCCTAAATGACCCTCACCGTAGGGCCCTTGATGGCTATTGGTAGCGCCAGGATCAAAATGACCGCCAGCTTTCATCCCATGATCTCCACAATCGGGATGCTGGTGTATATGGAAACCATGCAAGCCCACAGGCAATCCAGAAAGCTCAGGTTTTATTAAGAGACCATATTTGCTGTCCTCAAAAGAAACGGTTCCAAGAGAATTGCCTGTAGTAGCATGGACCTCGCTAACTATCGTCCTGGCATAGGTTGAGGATACAATAAAAAAGGAAAGGATGGCGCTTACGACATAGGTTTTTTGTTGAAAAATGTTCACAATTAAATTCCTCCTGGCATTAGTTGTTTAATAATAATCTCTTTCAACTGGCTTTTGTCAGACTACCATTGAGCGTCATTGAGATGAGGCAATTCTGTCTTCGTCTACTGCTTCTTTGTCTGCGCAGACACAATTATATCGTATCAAGAAATATTGTATTCCTACAGGGACATGGTTAAGGGAATAATATTTTCCACTTGAATTGTCTTCGACGTTTGATTAAACCCTTTTGATCAGTTCCGTCGGTAATGTTTGGATTTCAAGTAAATCATTACGAATGTATTTTTAGTATTAACCTTCAGGCTAATAAGCCCACAACTTGTTTTTTGTGCCGGATTGCCACAGCAGGATTTTTCAGCTCCAGCGAGCTCTTTAACCAAGGTAATTAACCACATGCAGATAGTTTTCAAAAGACTATCAACCGAGGTAATGCCACTCTGGACAAAGCATCTAACAGATGCGCCATGATAAATCTTTTTAAAAGTGACCCTTAACAAGTTTTTGCAATTTTTTCCCTTATTTTGAATTGGACTTTTCCAGTGCAGTAGAGAAGCTTTCTTTAAATTCCTTAGGCAGCATGGCTATAATGGCCAAAATTAATTGTTGATCCGAACATTCAAAGCAACCTCCTCTTGGCGGCATGGCACCCACCCCTTCAATGGTGTGTTGCATGACAACTGAAACCCCATTTTTTATTCGGGGCTCCCAGTCTTCCTTTTGATTCATCCTTGGTGCACCAATGACGATCATCGGTTGTTCGGCATGACAGTTTGAACAAAAATGCTGTACGATTTGCTCTCCTTCATTCTTACTGCCTTGAATATTTTTGAGAAACTCTTGAGGATGGTGCGTAGCTGCACTCGTTGTGTAGGCCAGAACGCTGCCAATGATTAACGGAAGGATTCGTAAATGCATGTATTCTCCAAAGTTGGCGTAAAACTTGCTTAAATTCCACGTTCTAAATTGAGAGTTCTTTTATGAAAGCTATACTATTTTTTTTATTGTTATTTGCAAGCACTTTATCTTTAGCTTCAAAGGCTGTCCAATCGCTGGATTTATTAAAACAGAAAATAGAACAATACCTCTTAACAACGCTCTCCAGTCAGGAAGGCAGCAATATACAGGTACAGGTTGAACAAATTGATGACCGATTGAGATTAAAAGCTTGCGCTGAATCAAGCCTGCAGGTGTTTAATCCCTTTCCCACATCCACCTCGCGCGCAAGCACCATTGGCGTGCGCTGCAGTGCTCAGGATAACCATTGGACCGTGTATGTGCCGGTAAAAATAAGGATACAAAAATCAGTTATTATAGCCAAACGTCCATTGCCTAAAGGAGTTAAAATCAGTTCAGAGGACATTGAGATCCAGGAGATTGATAGTAACTTGTTGAAACAAGGTTATTTCACGCGTTCTGAAGAAGTCATTGATCATCTCACCAAAACCAGCATTGCCCAAGGGAGTGCCATTAACCCCACCTATCTCAAAACAGAGTCTCTTATACATAAAGGTGAGCAGGTCAGCATTGAGGCTGTAAATGAGGTAATCCATGTCAGTATGTCTGGGATTGCTTTAAATGATGGCAGCGAAGGCGATGTCATCCAGGTTAAAAATTTGTCATCTAAAAAGATCATCGAAGCCACCGTGAGTGGCAAACAGCAAGTTAGAGTAACCCTTTAATAGGATTTAAAAGTGGATGACTAAATATTGAAACTATGATATAGCTTGAAAATCAACTAAAGAAGCACGTCAGGGAGCCGATAATAATCATGAGCGCAATTGAGAGCACTGTTATGGTTAATCCGATTAATGATTCCAAGACATTCAATATTTCACACTCAGAAAATCGGCTTGCACGTCGAGAGGCTGCTGAGAAGGACTCTCATCTTGAAGACTCTAACTTAGTGAATCTCAGCACTTTATCCAA encodes the following:
- the flgM gene encoding flagellar biosynthesis anti-sigma factor FlgM — encoded protein: MSAIESTVMVNPINDSKTFNISHSENRLARREAAEKDSHLEDSNLVNLSTLSKQLTQLKESILNAPVVDKGKVEFFKEEIASGRYAILSRNIAERMFVEY
- a CDS encoding c-type cytochrome, which translates into the protein MHLRILPLIIGSVLAYTTSAATHHPQEFLKNIQGSKNEGEQIVQHFCSNCHAEQPMIVIGAPRMNQKEDWEPRIKNGVSVVMQHTIEGVGAMPPRGGCFECSDQQLILAIIAMLPKEFKESFSTALEKSNSK
- a CDS encoding superoxide dismutase family protein encodes the protein MVSSTYARTIVSEVHATTGNSLGTVSFEDSKYGLLIKPELSGLPVGLHGFHIHQHPDCGDHGMKAGGHFDPGATNSHQGPYGEGHLGDLPVLATNSNGEANIPLLAPRLTTKDIKGRAIMIHAGGDNYSDNPPLGGGGARIGCGKIPS
- the flgA gene encoding flagellar basal body P-ring formation chaperone FlgA gives rise to the protein MKAILFFLLLFASTLSLASKAVQSLDLLKQKIEQYLLTTLSSQEGSNIQVQVEQIDDRLRLKACAESSLQVFNPFPTSTSRASTIGVRCSAQDNHWTVYVPVKIRIQKSVIIAKRPLPKGVKISSEDIEIQEIDSNLLKQGYFTRSEEVIDHLTKTSIAQGSAINPTYLKTESLIHKGEQVSIEAVNEVIHVSMSGIALNDGSEGDVIQVKNLSSKKIIEATVSGKQQVRVTL
- a CDS encoding L,D-transpeptidase — translated: MKKQLIIGPLCVLTVACSSMDQVGIRDDAGHIHYTKSMDADHKGSFYFPEQRPATGKKVFIFDPKATAWAAYDKDGKRVKTGSASGGKDFCEDTGRPCHTVTGTYRIYSKKGEECTSSIYPIETGGGARMPYCMHFSGGYSIHAAYEVPNWNASHGCIRVLPSAAKWLNQEFLDVGSTVIVKSYN